GGATGTCCAATTTTATATTTCCAACCAATGGCGCCTTGATCGCAATTCTTTCCGTCGCAGGAATTCCATACCTCAGGTGGCTGAGATTCTTCGGCCCTCTGTACCTCATCCTCTTAGCTGCATCCATTATGCTGGTGTCAATCGCCTCAATGATTGGCTATGGCCCATTCTAACCTTACAGGAAAAGGAGATTCTTCATGCGTACTGAACATGATGCGTTGGGCAGCAGACAAATTGAGGATAAGTACTACTATGGCATCCAGACTCAGCGTGCTCTCGAAAATTTTTCGATCTCGGGGACAACTATCGCTGACATCCCTAGCTATATAGATAGCTTACTGCAAATCAAGAAGGCAGCGGCCATAGCGAACCACCGTGTAGCGGCATTAGGTGATGAGCAACTCTCCGCTATTGTCCTGGCTGCTGATGAATTTATCCACTCGCACAAAGTAGTCCAGTTTCCATTAGACATCTACCAAGGTGGTGGTGGAACCTCCACAAATATGAATGTCAATGAGGTGCTTGCGAACCGTGCAAATGAGATTTTGACAGGAAAAAAAGGTTACGAATCGGTACATCCGAATACTCATATCAACATGTGCCAATCCACCAATGACGTCATTCCTTCAGCCATGAAGATAACGGCACATAGGATGCTAGGCGATCTTGAAAAAGCTCTTTTACGATTCGCCGCTGACCTTGGTCATAAGCAAGTAGAATTCGCTGATGTCGTAAAGCTGGGAAGAACCTGTCTGCAGGATGCATTGCCTCTGACCCTTGGCCAGCAGTTCAGCGGCTACCGCTCCGCCTTTGAAAGATCGGCACGCCACGTGGCTGAAGTACGTAGCCACTGTCTGGAGCTACCGATGGGCGGGACGGCCATCGGTACAGAATTTGGCACTTTCCCTGGATATAAAGAAGCGTTTTATCAAGCGCTATCGAAGAATACCGGAATCAACTTTCAGCCGGAGCCCAACTTCTTTGACGGCCTTCAGAACGCCGACTTCTGGATCTCTG
This DNA window, taken from Vreelandella profundi, encodes the following:
- a CDS encoding aspartate ammonia-lyase, whose product is MRTEHDALGSRQIEDKYYYGIQTQRALENFSISGTTIADIPSYIDSLLQIKKAAAIANHRVAALGDEQLSAIVLAADEFIHSHKVVQFPLDIYQGGGGTSTNMNVNEVLANRANEILTGKKGYESVHPNTHINMCQSTNDVIPSAMKITAHRMLGDLEKALLRFAADLGHKQVEFADVVKLGRTCLQDALPLTLGQQFSGYRSAFERSARHVAEVRSHCLELPMGGTAIGTEFGTFPGYKEAFYQALSKNTGINFQPEPNFFDGLQNADFWISVSAALKTTASLLNKLASDLRLMGSGPRSGLAEVKLPAVQPGSSIMPGKVNPVIPEMAIQVYFRVLGNDLSITRACEGELELNVWESLILNCFSESSRLLIECLPLFSEKCLGKLIANQESCAQSAESSLALSTVIATLFDYKTASDVAKKAEQDGKSIHQVVVESGLLSLEQASELLDPKVLTSPELFHGLYRGKLHV